Proteins encoded in a region of the Rutidosis leptorrhynchoides isolate AG116_Rl617_1_P2 chromosome 9, CSIRO_AGI_Rlap_v1, whole genome shotgun sequence genome:
- the LOC139867076 gene encoding protein indeterminate-domain 12-like isoform X2, translating to MMKQQKLILVDNTNSPSAEVHANYYAHPPPSQSQPSLKKKRNLPGNPDPEAEVISLSPTTLMATNRFVCEICNKGFQRDQNLQLHRRGHNLPWKLKQRNKNEIVRKKVYVCPEVNCVHHDPSRALGDLTGIKKHFSRKHGEKKWKCDKCSKRYAVQSDWKAHYKTCGTREYKCDCGTLFSRRDSFITHRAFCDALAEESARAITGIDPLNPGQIPTHFNDHTHLLDPLHQATSFLKKEQHHHLFPSWLQTQSQDQDCSPTSTSTSGPTLIAYHPAAPSAYMSATALLQKAAQMGTSHLSRGGTSIQAQCTTSSSRPQHLHQQYQNNQNSASTNGSSSSVNLFSSFFDNHHEMISMASFGNKDGGVGGACADGFADVSTFEDAFSQILDAKKEYENDYDHGNLDDTHPTSSSEPHHHIMMQDNKNGNIGSTGVMGNEGMTRDFLGLKAPSLNQGMKGSTIN from the exons ATGATGAAACAACAGAAGCTGATTTTGGTAGATAATACAAATTCTCCGTCAGCTGAGGTTCATGCAAATTACTATGCGCATCCACCTCCAAGTCAAAGTCAACCTTCACTCAAGAAAAAGAGAAATCTTCCAGGCAACCCAG atCCAGAAGCAGAAGTGATATCTTTGTCACCCACAACATTAATGGCAACAAATAGATTTGTGTGTGAAATATGCAACAAAGGTTTTCAAAGAGATCAAAATCTACAACTTCATAGAAGAGGACACAATCTACCATGGAAGTTGAAGCAAAGAAACAAGAATGAAATAGTAAGGAAAAAAGTGTATGTGTGTCCTGAAGTGAACTGTGTACACCATGACCCATCAAGGGCATTAGGTGATTTAACAGGTATCAAAAAACATTTTAGCAGAAAACATGGTGAAAAAAAGTGGAAATGTGATAAATGTTCAAAGAGATATGCAGTTCAATCTGATTGGAAAGCTCATTACAAAACTTGTGGCACAAGAGAGTACAAATGTGACTGTGGTACCCTTTTTTCAAG GAGGGATAGTTTCATCACACACAGAGCTTTTTGTGATGCACTTGCAGAAGAGAGTGCACGAGCCATTACTGGAATTGACCCATTAAATCCGGGTCAAATACCGACCCATTTCAATGATCATACCCATTTACTTGACCCACTTCATCAAGCTACTTCCTTTTTGAAAAAGGAACAACATCATCACCTATTTCCATCATGGCTACAAACCCAATCCCAAGATCAAGATTGTAGCCCTACTAGTACTAGTACAAGTGGGCCAACACTGATAGCCTACCATCCAGCAGCACCATCTGCTTACATGTCAGCTACTGCATTGCTGCAAAAAGCAGCTCAGATGGGTACAAGTCATTTAAGCAGAGGTGGTACAAGCATACAAGCACAGTGTACAACATCATCAAGTAGACCCCAACATCTTCACCAACAATATCAAAACAATCAAAATAGTGCTAGTACAAATGGTTCAAGCAGTAGTGTGAATCTATTTTCCTCATTTTTTGATAACCATCATGAGATGATATCCATGGCTTCTTTTGGAAATAAAGATGGTGGTGTTGGTGGTGCATGTGCAG aTGGTTTTGCTGATGTGTCAACTTTTGAAGATGCATTTAGTCAAATCTTGGATGCAAAGAAAGAATATGAAAATGATTATGATCATGGAAATCTTGATGATACTCATCCCACATCATCATCTGAACCTCATCATCATATTATGATGCAGGATAACAAAAATGGTAATATTGGAAGTACTGGTGTTATGGGCAATGAAGGAATGACAAGAGATTTCTTAGGGCTAAAAGCTCCTTCATTAAACCAAGGCATGAAAGGTagcacaattaattaa
- the LOC139867076 gene encoding protein indeterminate-domain 7-like isoform X1: MMKQQKLILVDNTNSPSAEVHANYYAHPPPSQSQPSLKKKRNLPGNPDPEAEVISLSPTTLMATNRFVCEICNKGFQRDQNLQLHRRGHNLPWKLKQRNKNEIVRKKVYVCPEVNCVHHDPSRALGDLTGIKKHFSRKHGEKKWKCDKCSKRYAVQSDWKAHYKTCGTREYKCDCGTLFSRRDSFITHRAFCDALAEESARAITGIDPLNPGQIPTHFNDHTHLLDPLHQATSFLKKEQHHHLFPSWLQTQSQDQDCSPTSTSTSGPTLIAYHPAAPSAYMSATALLQKAAQMGTSHLSRGGTSIQAQCTTSSSRPQHLHQQYQNNQNSASTNGSSSSVNLFSSFFDNHHEMISMASFGNKDGGVGGACAGGPSLSPAFHHPINMNMNMTSTNMMMMNSDGFADVSTFEDAFSQILDAKKEYENDYDHGNLDDTHPTSSSEPHHHIMMQDNKNGNIGSTGVMGNEGMTRDFLGLKAPSLNQGMKGSTIN; encoded by the exons ATGATGAAACAACAGAAGCTGATTTTGGTAGATAATACAAATTCTCCGTCAGCTGAGGTTCATGCAAATTACTATGCGCATCCACCTCCAAGTCAAAGTCAACCTTCACTCAAGAAAAAGAGAAATCTTCCAGGCAACCCAG atCCAGAAGCAGAAGTGATATCTTTGTCACCCACAACATTAATGGCAACAAATAGATTTGTGTGTGAAATATGCAACAAAGGTTTTCAAAGAGATCAAAATCTACAACTTCATAGAAGAGGACACAATCTACCATGGAAGTTGAAGCAAAGAAACAAGAATGAAATAGTAAGGAAAAAAGTGTATGTGTGTCCTGAAGTGAACTGTGTACACCATGACCCATCAAGGGCATTAGGTGATTTAACAGGTATCAAAAAACATTTTAGCAGAAAACATGGTGAAAAAAAGTGGAAATGTGATAAATGTTCAAAGAGATATGCAGTTCAATCTGATTGGAAAGCTCATTACAAAACTTGTGGCACAAGAGAGTACAAATGTGACTGTGGTACCCTTTTTTCAAG GAGGGATAGTTTCATCACACACAGAGCTTTTTGTGATGCACTTGCAGAAGAGAGTGCACGAGCCATTACTGGAATTGACCCATTAAATCCGGGTCAAATACCGACCCATTTCAATGATCATACCCATTTACTTGACCCACTTCATCAAGCTACTTCCTTTTTGAAAAAGGAACAACATCATCACCTATTTCCATCATGGCTACAAACCCAATCCCAAGATCAAGATTGTAGCCCTACTAGTACTAGTACAAGTGGGCCAACACTGATAGCCTACCATCCAGCAGCACCATCTGCTTACATGTCAGCTACTGCATTGCTGCAAAAAGCAGCTCAGATGGGTACAAGTCATTTAAGCAGAGGTGGTACAAGCATACAAGCACAGTGTACAACATCATCAAGTAGACCCCAACATCTTCACCAACAATATCAAAACAATCAAAATAGTGCTAGTACAAATGGTTCAAGCAGTAGTGTGAATCTATTTTCCTCATTTTTTGATAACCATCATGAGATGATATCCATGGCTTCTTTTGGAAATAAAGATGGTGGTGTTGGTGGTGCATGTGCAGGTGGACCCTCATTATCACCTGCTTTTCATCATCCAATCAATATGAATATGAACATGACTAgtactaatatgatgatgatgaattcagaTGGTTTTGCTGATGTGTCAACTTTTGAAGATGCATTTAGTCAAATCTTGGATGCAAAGAAAGAATATGAAAATGATTATGATCATGGAAATCTTGATGATACTCATCCCACATCATCATCTGAACCTCATCATCATATTATGATGCAGGATAACAAAAATGGTAATATTGGAAGTACTGGTGTTATGGGCAATGAAGGAATGACAAGAGATTTCTTAGGGCTAAAAGCTCCTTCATTAAACCAAGGCATGAAAGGTagcacaattaattaa